The sequence CCCCCACGCCAGAACGTGGCCTTCCATTGCCTTTTCAAGTTCCTCCCTTCCGGAGCCGGGCTTGAGGCTCAGTTCTGTGTCCAAAGCGTAAACCTTGAAGTGGTAGTGGTGTGCCTTCCCCGGCGGGGGACATGGGCCATTGTAGCCGATCCGTCCAAAGTCGTTCCTTCCCTGAACGATGTGGATGGGCTCATCGGTTTCTCCCTTTTTGGGTATCCACTGGGGGATCTCCCCGAGCGGCGGAATGTTCCATGCTATCCAGTGGGTGAACGTCCCCCCGGGTGCGTCCGGATCATCGACTATAACGACGAGGGATTTTGTGCCCTCGGGGATCTCCCCAACGTAGATCGGCGGGTTGGTGTCGTCGCCATCACAGGTGTACTCCTTCGGTATGAAGTCTCCCTCATGGAAAACTGATCCTATCTCAAGGGTCTTGGGAGCTTCCACCTTCTCACCCCCTCCCGAAAGACATCCCGAAGCCATAACTAAAAGGGCAATGAGCAGGGGAGCCAGCCACCTCATGAGTTTAGTTACGCATTTCTCCGTAAAAGTCTTTAGCTTGGCCGCCAACTGTGAACCATGGCAAGGGTTCACCTGATCTACAGGCGGATTCCAAACAGGATCCTTGAAAGGGACGACGAGGTTGTAGCCGATTTAGGTGAGGTTATAGTCGCAAAGTCCCGTTTTGAGGGCATGCTTGCACCTCTCAAGGTGGACGGCGTTGAAGTGATCAAGAACGGTTACACCATGGTCTATTTCGCTTTTGTTGGAAAGAGCTATGACATTCTGAAGGTCTACGACGAGGAGGGGAACTTCAAGGGGCTCTACGTTGATGTCCTTGCATACACGAAGCGAGAGGGGAACACAATAGAGATGCTCGACCTCTTCCTCGACATCTTCATCTTTCCTGACGGCAGAGCCTTCCTTCTCGACGAGGACGAGCTTGAAATGGCCCTGGACTACGGGCTTGTTGACAGGGAGACCTTCGACTTCGCGTACAGAGTCGCGAGGGAGATAATGGAAGATATAGGACGTGGCAAGTTCCCACCGGAAATAGTGTGGAAGTACTAAGGCGGGTTTGGCAGGGAATCGAGGAATATGTTGATGTATGCAACCACGTGAGAGGCAAGATAGCTCTTCTTTCCTACACTCACCCTCTCCGCTATTCCGTCGAGGAACATCTCGTCTTCTGGACCCAGTCCCTTGTGGTCGCCGAGGACGAAGGCCACATTGGTGGGGAATCTGACCTCTTCCACAGGTTTGCCTTCCTCGTGGAGATAGTATAAAGCCGAGTTTTTAAGGGTGAGCCGTATTACGTCCTCAAAAGTCCTGTTGCTGACGTAGAGGCCGGGGTAAACCTCCACCTCCTTCCCCGGCTCCCTCAGTCCTTCGCCGGCCTTGAGGGCCTTCATTATGAGCCTCGCCGTGCTCCTCTCGTCAGGGTTGAGGCGAACCTTCAGCCTTGACCCCTCAAAGCGTATCGCCTTCGGAGGCTCTGGCGGGCCGTAGAGGAGGAGCCAGGCGCGGACGTTCTTCCGGAAGCCGTGTGAGAGCAGAAAAGCCGAGTTAAGGAACCTGCAGAGGATGTCTATCCTGCCGCTCGTCCCCGGAAGGTCGCTCAGCTTGAAATCCGGCCTTGTGTGGGCCTCGTTGGCTTTGATTATGAACGTCCTCATGGGAGCAGATAGGCAAAGGGGTTTAAAGGCTTGGCTCCAAGGGGTATTGGTGGTAGGGATGAAGTTCTTGAAAGAGACAAAAGACGGGACGCTTCTTCTGATCTATGTCCAGCCGAAGGCAAAGAAGAATGAGATTGAGGGAATCGATGAGTGGCGCGGAAGACTTAAGGTCAAAATCCAGGCTCCCCCAGTCGGAGGAAAGGCGAACAAGGAGGTAGTTAAGTTCTTCTCTAAGACCCTCGGAGCAGAAGTGGAGCTGGTCGGAGGTGAAACTTCCAGAGAAAAAACTCTCCTAATCAGGGGGCTTTCGGCGGAAGAAGTTAGCAAAAAACTTGGACTTTAACGTTCATGTCCGTCCTTCAGTCATTTTTTGATATCTGCTGTGAACACCTTTTTTAAGGGCAACGCTTAAATTCATGAGCCTTTCTTCATCCTTGGGTGATCCGGATGAGAAAGCTCACGCTGGCGGAGGCGAGTGCCATACTCATCGGGACTCAAATAGGGGCGGGAGTTCTGGGCCTACCGTATGCGCTTAAAGATGCTGGCTTTGGAGGAATAGCTATTATCATCGCCGTCGGCATTCTCACGCTGCTCACAGCGCTCTTTGTGCTTGAGCTGGCCGTCCAGAGGAAGGGAACGCTCACCTCACTCGCGCGCGAGACACTTGGAAAGGCAGGCGGCTGGCTGATGCTCGCGAGCATATCCGTCCTCAGCTACGGCGCGTTGATAGCCTACATCGCCGGGAGCGGTGACATCCTGTCTTCCCTGCTAGGGATAAATAAGTCCGTTTCTGCACTAATTTTCTGGGTGATTATGAGCGGGATCGTGCTCATGGGCATCAAAGCCTCGGGTGAGGCTGAACTGGTGCTTAACTTCCTGCTTCTTGGCGCGCTGACGGTTGCCGTGGCCCTGATGCTGCCAAGGGTTGACGTTGAAAACCTCACAGCCGTGGACACTTCAGCCTTGGTCTCCGGAATAGGCGTTGCAATCTTTGCCTACGTCAGCCACATGGTCGTCCCCGAGATATACAAGGGGCTTGGAAGCGCCGAGAAGACCAAGAAGGCCGTCCTCATAGGTTACCTTGTACCCATGGCCTTCTACTCCCTGTTCGTCTTCGCCTTTGTCGGCGCTTTGGGAGGAGACACCCCCCAGCTGGCCACCGCGGCCCTTGAAGACTACTACGGCAACGTCGGGAAAGTCCTCGGGCTCGTCCTTCCGCTCGCGGCCATAAGCACGAGCTACATCGGCATAGGTTTCGCCCAGATGGATAACCTCAGGGAAGCGTTCAATCTTGACAAGAGGAGCGCATGGCTCCTGACCGTGGTTCCGCCACTGTTGATTTACTTCGCAGGCCTGAAGAGCTTCGTCAGTGCCCTCTGGCTCGCGGGGACATTCGGTGGCCTTTTATACGCTGGAATCCTACCGGTGGCGATGTACGTCAAGACGAGGAAATCCTGCTCTCCAAAGTGTGTGCGGATTCCACACGGCGTTGCTTACTTCGCAGGGGCGATTTTCTTCTTAGTGTTCGTGTATTCCGTAGTGTCAATGGTCTGAGTTCTTCTCTGTTTTCCATTTCAGCCAGGAGAGCACAGTAAGTAGCGTTATCGGCCAGAAGAAGTTAAAGTGGATAAATAAAGTGGATAAAATGGAAGGGAAGAAGTTTACTTCAAAATTCCCAGACTCTCGTTCGTCTTCCTTATGCTCTCCCACTTGTCGGCGAGCTCGAACATGGCCCTTATCGCGTCTATGTTCTCCGGCACAACGTCGCTCTCCTGGTGGACGGCCTGGATGTAGAAGAGCCTATTCCCGCGGACGCTTATGCTCTCCTTCCAGACGGCGATCTCGTAGAGGTTGTTCCACTCGCGGTGCAGGTCGCGGGCGAACTCTATTATCTGGGCCGTGCTGTCGAAGCCCCTCTCCTTCTCGAAGAGGAGAACGCGCGTGGTGTTCTCAAATATGTCAACGACGTCCTTAGCCTCGACCGGCTTCTTGAGCTCGACCATGATGCTGTGGACGTGCATGAGTGTCGTCGGAACTACGAAGGCGCTCGTCTCGATGTTAATCGGGATTACCGTCTGCACGTCCGGGCCGTGATGTGACGGAACCGTGACGCTCGGCTTTATCGCGTTGACCGGCCCGCGCTTGGTGTCGTTCGGATCTGCGGCCCTCCTTATCATCACTGCGTAAACGTAGTCTATGTACTCTTGAATCGCGCTCAGCGTCCTTGTCAGGCCCGTCGTGTTGCACGAGACCACTCTAACGTAATCCTTGCCCAGTGCCTTCTCGTAGTTTGCCTGAGCAACGAAGGAGACTTCAGCAACGCTGGCCTTCTCGCCGCCCTGGAAGATCGCCTTAACGCCGGCATTCTCGTAGAGGGCTTTGTTCTTCGCTCCCATTCCGCCGGGTGTGGCGTCGACGATGACGTCAACCTCGTTGAGAAGGTCGTTTAGGGTTCCGGCAACCTTGAAACCTGCCTTTTCAAACCTCGGCAAGAACTCCTCGCTCGCCGCGTAGACGGGAATTCCGAGCTCTCTCGCACGGTATGCTTCGAAGTCCGGCTTCGTCTTGGTTACGCCTATGAGCTTCATGTCGTCCTGCCTTGTCACGGCGTAAGCGACGCGCTTTCCTATAGTGCCGTAACCGTTAATTCCGACCTTTACCTTAACCATGGCAACCACCGGAAAGTTTTATAGCTATAAAATACTTAAGCCTTGTTTTCACCGCGAGTGAAAAGCGGGGAGCGAAAAGGTGAT is a genomic window of Thermococcus guaymasensis DSM 11113 containing:
- a CDS encoding YbhB/YbcL family Raf kinase inhibitor-like protein, encoding MRWLAPLLIALLVMASGCLSGGGEKVEAPKTLEIGSVFHEGDFIPKEYTCDGDDTNPPIYVGEIPEGTKSLVVIVDDPDAPGGTFTHWIAWNIPPLGEIPQWIPKKGETDEPIHIVQGRNDFGRIGYNGPCPPPGKAHHYHFKVYALDTELSLKPGSGREELEKAMEGHVLAWGELVGLYQRG
- a CDS encoding DUF402 domain-containing protein, with the protein product MARVHLIYRRIPNRILERDDEVVADLGEVIVAKSRFEGMLAPLKVDGVEVIKNGYTMVYFAFVGKSYDILKVYDEEGNFKGLYVDVLAYTKREGNTIEMLDLFLDIFIFPDGRAFLLDEDELEMALDYGLVDRETFDFAYRVAREIMEDIGRGKFPPEIVWKY
- the trmY gene encoding tRNA (pseudouridine(54)-N(1))-methyltransferase TrmY, which produces MRTFIIKANEAHTRPDFKLSDLPGTSGRIDILCRFLNSAFLLSHGFRKNVRAWLLLYGPPEPPKAIRFEGSRLKVRLNPDERSTARLIMKALKAGEGLREPGKEVEVYPGLYVSNRTFEDVIRLTLKNSALYYLHEEGKPVEEVRFPTNVAFVLGDHKGLGPEDEMFLDGIAERVSVGKKSYLASHVVAYINIFLDSLPNPP
- a CDS encoding DUF167 domain-containing protein, whose product is MKFLKETKDGTLLLIYVQPKAKKNEIEGIDEWRGRLKVKIQAPPVGGKANKEVVKFFSKTLGAEVELVGGETSREKTLLIRGLSAEEVSKKLGL
- a CDS encoding aromatic amino acid transport family protein; translated protein: MRKLTLAEASAILIGTQIGAGVLGLPYALKDAGFGGIAIIIAVGILTLLTALFVLELAVQRKGTLTSLARETLGKAGGWLMLASISVLSYGALIAYIAGSGDILSSLLGINKSVSALIFWVIMSGIVLMGIKASGEAELVLNFLLLGALTVAVALMLPRVDVENLTAVDTSALVSGIGVAIFAYVSHMVVPEIYKGLGSAEKTKKAVLIGYLVPMAFYSLFVFAFVGALGGDTPQLATAALEDYYGNVGKVLGLVLPLAAISTSYIGIGFAQMDNLREAFNLDKRSAWLLTVVPPLLIYFAGLKSFVSALWLAGTFGGLLYAGILPVAMYVKTRKSCSPKCVRIPHGVAYFAGAIFFLVFVYSVVSMV
- a CDS encoding phosphorylating glyceraldehyde-3-phosphate dehydrogenase, with the translated sequence MVKVKVGINGYGTIGKRVAYAVTRQDDMKLIGVTKTKPDFEAYRARELGIPVYAASEEFLPRFEKAGFKVAGTLNDLLNEVDVIVDATPGGMGAKNKALYENAGVKAIFQGGEKASVAEVSFVAQANYEKALGKDYVRVVSCNTTGLTRTLSAIQEYIDYVYAVMIRRAADPNDTKRGPVNAIKPSVTVPSHHGPDVQTVIPINIETSAFVVPTTLMHVHSIMVELKKPVEAKDVVDIFENTTRVLLFEKERGFDSTAQIIEFARDLHREWNNLYEIAVWKESISVRGNRLFYIQAVHQESDVVPENIDAIRAMFELADKWESIRKTNESLGILK